In the genome of Mytilus edulis chromosome 3, xbMytEdul2.2, whole genome shotgun sequence, one region contains:
- the LOC139516212 gene encoding uncharacterized transmembrane protein DDB_G0289901-like isoform X10: MWRIIIATCLAASAASLIPNYKSNDGYGTPTGYDDHYGKMTHGHGKTDHGDSKGKNGYSDGYSNTVYDDSYGKNGYSDGYGKTGYDNSYGKTGNSGGNGNTGNSVSHIAEILGGSQSTHTSSGHRKDYGSSGYKKSKKVVVVSHSGNTGNSVNHIAGILGGGSLTTHTSSGYGNDYGSSGYKKPKKVVVVSHSGSTENSVGNLAGILGGGSQATHTSSGYGNDYGSSGYKKHKNGVVVSNSGGTGNSVNHIAGILGGGSQGTHTSSGYGNDYGSSGYKKHKNGVVVSNSGSTGNSVDHIAGILGGGSQGTHTSSGYGNDYGSSGYKKPKKVVVVSNSGSTGNSVGNLAGILGGGSQGTHTSSGYGNDYGSSGYKKPKKVVVVSNSGGTGNSVNHIAGILGGGSQGTHSSSGYGNDYGSSGYKKPKKVVVVSNSGSTGNSVGNLDGILGGGSQGTHTSSGYGNDYGSSGYKKPKKVVVVSNSGSTGNSVGNLAGILGGGSQGTHTPSGYGNDYGSSGYKKHKKVVVVSNSGGTGNSVNHIAGILGGGSQGTHTSSGYGNDYGSSGYKKPKKVVVVSNSGGTGNSVNHIAGIVGGGSQGTHSSSGYGNDYGSSGYKKPKKVVVVSNSGSTGNSVGNLAGILGGGSQGTHTSSGYGNDYGSSGYKKPKKVVVVSNSGSTGNSVGNLAGILGGASQGTHTSSGYGNDYGSSGYKKHKKVVVVSNSGGTRNSVNHIAGILGGGSQGTHTSSGYGNDYGSSGYKKPKNVVVVSNSGSTGNSVGNLAGILGGGSQGTHTSSGYGNDYGPSGYKKHKKVVVVSNSGSRGNSVNQIAGILGGSQSTHTSSGYGNDYGSSGYKEPKKVVVVSHSGSTGNSVGNLAGILGGGSQGTHSSSGYGNDYGSSGYKKPKKGVVESNSGNTGSSVNHIAGILGGSQSTRTSSGYRNDYGSSGYKKPKKVVVVSNSGSTGNSVGNLAGILGGGSQGTHTSSGYGNDYGSSGYKKPKKVVVVSHSGSTGNSVGNLARILGGGSQGTHSSSGYGNDYGSSGYKKHKKVVVVSNSGNTGSSVNHIAGILGGSQSTHTSSGYRNDYGSSGYKKPKKVVVVSNSGSTGNSVGNLAGILGGGSQGTHTSSGYGNDYGSSGYKKPKKKVVVVSHSGSTGNSVGNRAGILGGGSQGTHSSSGYGNDYGSSGYKKHKKVVVVSNSGNTGSSVNHIAGILGGSHNTHTSSGHGKDYGSSGYKKSKKVTVVPNTSNTVHSARIIAGILGGSHNTHTSSGHGNDYGSSGYKKSKKVIVVPNTSNAVHSARIIAGILGGSQNSHTSSGHGKDYGSSGYKKSKKVIVVPNTSNAVHSARIIAGILGGSQNSHTSSGQGKDYGSSGYKKSKKVVISNSGNTGNSADHIAAILGGSQSIHTPWSGHGKDYGSSGYKKSKKVIVVPSASNTGNSVGQISNILGGSQSTHTTSGHGNDYGSTGYRKVNNGGMNGITIRNGGRRQFMFRPCTPVFHPKNYRKFNVNRRPGYGDDTGY; the protein is encoded by the exons ATGTGGCGAATAATTATAGCAACATGTCTTGCAGCAAGTGCAG catCTCTAATACCAAACTACAAATCAAACGATGGTTATGGTACGCCAACAGGATACGATGACCATTACGGGAAAATGACACATGGTCATGGTAAAACAGATCACGGTGACAGTAAAGGGAAAAACGGATACAGTGACGGTTATAGTAATACAGTTTATGATGACAGTTACGGGAAAAATGGATACAGTGACGGTTATGGTAAAACAGGTTACGATAACAGTTACGGGAAAACAGGAAACAGTGGAGGTAATGGAAACACAGGAAATTCGGTCAGCCATATAGCCGAAATTTTAGGTGGATCTCAAAGCACACATACATCGTCCGGTCACAGAAAAGACTATGGGTCTTCAGGATATAAAAAATCGAAAAAGGTTGTAGTTGTATCGCACTCTGGAAACACAGGAAATTCGGTCAACCATATAGCCGGAATTTTAGGTGGTGGATCTCTAACCACACATACATCGTCAGGTTATGGAAATGACTATGGGTCTTCAGGATATAAGAAACCTAAAAAAGTTGTAGTTGTATCGCACTCTGGAAGCACAGAAAATTCAGTAGGCAATCTAGCCGGAATCTTAGGTGGTGGATCTCAGGCAACACATACATCTTCAGGTTATGGAAATGACTATGGGTCTTCAGGATACAAGAAACATAAAAACGGTGTAGTTGTATCGAACTCTGGAGGAACAGGAAATTCAGTCAACCATATAGCCGGAATCTTAGGTGGTGGATCTCAGGGTACACATACATCGTCAGGTTATGGAAATGACTATGGGTCTTCAGGATATAAGAAACATAAAAACGGTGTAGTTGTATCAAACTCTGGAAGCACAGGAAATTCAGTAGATCATATAGCCGGAATCTTAGGTGGTGGATCTCAGGGTACACATACATCGTCAGGTTATGGAAATGACTATGGATCTTCAGGATATAAGAAACCTAAAAAAGTTGTAGTTGTATCAAACTCTGGAAGCACAGGAAATTCAGTCGGCAATCTAGCCGGAATCTTAG GTGGTGGATCTCAGGGTACACATACATCGTCAGGTTATGGAAATGACTATGGGTCTTCAGGATATAAGAAACCTAAAAAGGTTGTAGTTGTATCGAATTCTGGAGGAACAGGAAATTCAGTCAACCATATAGCCGGAATCTTAGGTGGTGGATCTCAGGGTACACATTCATCGTCAGGTTATGGAAATGACTATGGGTCTTCAGGATATAAGAAACCTAAAAAGGTTGTAGTTGTATCAAACTCTGGAAGCACAGGAAATTCAGTCGGCAATCTAGACGGAATCTTAGGTGGTGGATCTCAGGGTACACATACATCGTCAGGTTATGGAAATGACTATGGATCTTCAGGATATAAGAAACCTAAAAAAGTTGTAGTTGTATCAAACTCTGGAAGCACAGGAAATTCAGTCGGCAATCTAGCCGGAATCTTAGGTGGTGGATCTCAGGGGACACATACACCTTCAGGTTATGGAAATGATTATGGGTCTTCAGGAtataagaaacataaaaaggttgTAGTTGTATCGAATTCTGGAGGAACAGGAAATTCAGTCAACCATATAGCCGGAATCTTAGGTGGTGGATCTCAGGGTACACATACATCGTCAGGTTATGGAAATGACTATGGGTCTTCAGGATATAAGAAACCTAAAAAGGTTGTAGTTGTATCGAATTCTGGAGGAACAGGAAATTCGGTCAACCATATAGCCGGAATCGTAGGTGGTGGATCTCAGGGTACACATTCATCGTCAGGTTATGGAAATGACTATGGGTCTTCAGGATATAAGAAACCTAAAAAGGTTGTAGTTGTATCAAACTCTGGAAGCACAGGAAATTCAGTCGGCAATCTAGCCGGAATCTTAGGTGGTGGATCTCAGGGTACACATACATCGTCAGGTTATGGAAATGACTATGGATCTTCAGGATATAAGAAACCTAAAAAAGTTGTAGTTGTATCAAACTCTGGAAGCACAGGAAATTCAGTCGGCAATCTAGCCGGAATCTTAGGTGGTGCATCTCAGGGGACACATACATCTTCAGGTTATGGAAATGATTATGGGTCTTCAGGAtataagaaacataaaaaggttgTAGTTGTATCGAATTCTGGAGGAACAAGAAATTCAGTCAACCATATAGCCGGAATCTTAGGTGGTGGATCTCAGGGTACACATACATCGTCAGGTTATGGAAATGACTATGGGTCTTCAGGATATAAGAAACCTAAAAAC GTTGTAGTTGTATCAAACTCTGGAAGCACAGGAAATTCAGTCGGCAATCTAGCCGGAATCTTAGGTGGTGGATCTCAGGGTACACATACATCGTCAGGTTATGGAAATGACTATGGGCCTTCAGGAtataagaaacataaaaaggttgTAGTGGTATCGAACTCTGGAAGCAGAGGAAATTCAGTTAACCAAATAGCCGGTATTTTAGGTGGATCTCAAAGCACACATACATCGTCAGGTTATGGAAATGACTATGGGTCTTCAGGATATAAGGAACCTAAAAAAGTTGTAGTTGTATCGCACTCTGGAAGCACAGGAAATTCAGTCGGCAATCTAGCCGGAATCTTAGGTGGTGGATCTCAGGGTACACATTCATCGTCAGGTTATGGGAATGACTATGGGTCTTCAGGATATAAGAAACCTAAAAAAGGTGTAGTTGAATCAAACTCTGGAAACACAGGTAGTTCAGTTAACCATATAGCCGGAATTTTAGGTGGATCTCAAAGCACACGTACATCGTCAGGTTATAGAAATGACTATGGGTCTTCAGGATATAAGAAACCTAAAAAGGTTGTAGTTGTATCAAACTCTGGAAGCACAGGAAATTCAGTCGGCAATCTAGCCGGAATCTTAGGTGGTGGATCTCAGGGGACACATACATCGTCAGGTTATGGAAATGACTATGGGTCTTCAGGATATAAGAAACCTAAAAAAGTTGTAGTTGTATCGCACTCTGGAAGCACAGGAAATTCAGTCGGCAATCTAGCCAGAATCTTAGGTGGTGGATCTCAGGGTACACATTCATCGTCAGGTTATGGGAATGACTATGGGTCTTCAGGATATAAGAAACATAAAAAAGTTGTAGTTGTATCAAACTCTGGAAACACAGGTAGTTCAGTTAATCATATAGCCGGAATTTTAGGTGGATCTCAAAGCACACATACATCGTCAGGTTATAGAAATGACTATGGGTCTTCAGGATATAAGAAACCTAAAAAGGTTGTAGTTGTATCAAACTCTGGAAGCACAGGAAATTCAGTCGGCAATCTAGCCGGAATCTTAGGTGGTGGATCTCAGGGGACACATACATCGTCAGGTTATGGAAATGACTATGGGTCTTCAGGATATAagaaacctaaaaaaaaagttgtagttGTATCGCACTCTGGAAGCACAGGAAATTCAGTCGGCAATCGAGCCGGAATCTTAGGTGGTGGATCCCAGGGTACACATTCATCGTCAGGTTATGGGAATGACTATGGGTCTTCAGGATATAAGAAACATAAAAAAGTTGTAGTTGTATCAAACTCTGGAAACACAGGTAGTTCAGTTAACCATATAGCCGGAATTTTAGGTGGATCTCACAATACACATACATCTTCAGGTCACGGAAAAGACTATGGGTCTTCAGGatataaaaaatctaagaagGTTACAGTTGTTCCGAACACTAGCAACACAGTACATTCGGCCCGAATTATAGCCGGAATTTTAGGTGGATCTCACAACACACATACATCTTCAGGTCACGGAAACGACTATGGGTCTTCAGGatataaaaaatctaagaagGTTATAGTTGTTCCGAACACTAGCAACGCAGTACATTCGGCACGAATTATAGCCGGAATTTTAGGTGGATCCCAAAACTCACATACATCTTCAGGTCACGGAAAAGACTATGGGTCTTCAGGatataaaaaatctaagaagGTTATAGTTGTTCCGAACACTAGCAACGCAGTACATTCGGCACGAATTATAGCCGGAATTTTAGGTGGATCCCAAAACTCACATACATCTTCAGGTCAAGGAAAAGACTATGGGTCTTCAGGATATAAGAAATCTAAAAAGGTTGTAATATCTAACTCTGGCAACACAGGAAATTCGGCTGACCATATAGCCGCAATTTTAGGCGGATCTCAAAGCATACATACACCGTGGTCTGGTCACGGAAAAGACTATGGGTCTTCCGGatataaaaaatctaagaagGTTATAGTTGTACCAAGCGCTAGCAACACAGGAAATTCGGTCGGCCAAATATCCAACATCTTAGGTGGATCTCAAAGCACACATACTACTTCAGGTCACGGAAATGACTATGGGTCTACAGGGTATCGAAAGGTTAACAATGGAG GTATGAATGGCATAACAATCAGAAACGGAGGCAGACGACAGTTTATGTTTAGGCCTT GTACTCCTGTCTTCCATCCTAAAAATTACAGAAAGTTTAACGTTAACAGAAGACCAG GTTATGGTGATGATACAGGGTATTAA
- the LOC139516212 gene encoding uncharacterized transmembrane protein DDB_G0289901-like isoform X11 yields MWRIIIATCLAASAASLIPNYKSNDGYGTPTGYDDHYGKMTHGHGKTDHGDSKGKNGYSDGYSNTVYDDSYGKNGYSDGYGKTGYDNSYGKTGNSGGNGNTGNSVSHIAEILGGSQSTHTSSGHRKDYGSSGYKKSKKVVVVSHSGNTGNSVNHIAGILGGGSLTTHTSSGYGNDYGSSGYKKPKKVVVVSHSGSTENSVGNLAGILGGGSQGTHTSSGYGNDYGSSGYKKHKNGVVVSNSGSTGNSVDHIAGILGGGSQGTHTSSGYGNDYGSSGYKKPKKVVVVSNSGSTGNSVGNLAGILGGGSQGTHTSSGYGNDYGSSGYKKHKKVVVVSNSGGTGNSVNHIAGISGGGSQGTHTSSGYGNDYGSSGYKKPKKVVVVSNSGGTGNSVNHIAGILGGGSQGTHSSSGYGNDYGSSGYKKPKKVVVVSNSGSTGNSVGNLDGILGGGSQGTHTSSGYGNDYGSSGYKKPKKVVVVSNSGSTGNSVGNLAGILGGGSQGTHTPSGYGNDYGSSGYKKHKKVVVVSNSGGTGNSVNHIAGILGGGSQGTHTSSGYGNDYGSSGYKKPKKVVVVSNSGGTGNSVNHIAGIVGGGSQGTHSSSGYGNDYGSSGYKKPKKVVVVSNSGSTGNSVGNLAGILGGGSQGTHTSSGYGNDYGSSGYKKPKKVVVVSNSGSTGNSVGNLAGILGGASQGTHTSSGYGNDYGSSGYKKHKKVVVVSNSGGTRNSVNHIAGILGGGSQSTHTSSGYGNDYGSSGYKKPKKVVVVSNSGSTGNSVGNLAGILGGGSQGTHTSSGYGNDYGPSGYKKHKKVVVVSNSGSRGNSVNQIAGILGGSQSTHTSSGYGNDYGSSGYKEPKKVVVVSHSGSTGNSVGNLAGILGGGSQGTHSSSGYGNDYGSSGYKKPKKGVVESNSGNTGSSVNHIAGILGGSQSTRTSSGYRNDYGSSGYKKPKKVVVVSNSGSTGNSVGNLAGILGGGSQGTHTSSGYGNDYGSSGYKKPKKVVVVSHSGSTGNSVGNLARILGGGSQGTHSSSGYGNDYGSSGYKKHKKVVVVSNSGNTGSSVNHIAGILGGSQSTHTSSGYRNDYGSSGYKKPKKVVVVSNSGSTGNSVGNLAGILGGGSQGTHTSSGYGNDYGSSGYKKPKKKVVVVSHSGSTGNSVGNRAGILGGGSQGTHSSSGYGNDYGSSGYKKHKKVVVVSNSGNTGSSVNHIAGILGGSHNTHTSSGHGKDYGSSGYKKSKKVTVVPNTSNTVHSARIIAGILGGSHNTHTSSGHGNDYGSSGYKKSKKVIVVPNTSNAVHSARIIAGILGGSQNSHTSSGHGKDYGSSGYKKSKKVIVVPNTSNAVHSARIIAGILGGSQNSHTSSGQGKDYGSSGYKKSKKVVISNSGNTGNSADHIAAILGGSQSIHTPWSGHGKDYGSSGYKKSKKVIVVPSASNTGNSVGQISNILGGSQSTHTTSGHGNDYGSTGYRKVNNGGMNGITIRNGGRRQFMFRPCTPVFHPKNYRKFNVNRRPGYGDDTGY; encoded by the exons ATGTGGCGAATAATTATAGCAACATGTCTTGCAGCAAGTGCAG catCTCTAATACCAAACTACAAATCAAACGATGGTTATGGTACGCCAACAGGATACGATGACCATTACGGGAAAATGACACATGGTCATGGTAAAACAGATCACGGTGACAGTAAAGGGAAAAACGGATACAGTGACGGTTATAGTAATACAGTTTATGATGACAGTTACGGGAAAAATGGATACAGTGACGGTTATGGTAAAACAGGTTACGATAACAGTTACGGGAAAACAGGAAACAGTGGAGGTAATGGAAACACAGGAAATTCGGTCAGCCATATAGCCGAAATTTTAGGTGGATCTCAAAGCACACATACATCGTCCGGTCACAGAAAAGACTATGGGTCTTCAGGATATAAAAAATCGAAAAAGGTTGTAGTTGTATCGCACTCTGGAAACACAGGAAATTCGGTCAACCATATAGCCGGAATTTTAGGTGGTGGATCTCTAACCACACATACATCGTCAGGTTATGGAAATGACTATGGGTCTTCAGGATATAAGAAACCTAAAAAAGTTGTAGTTGTATCGCACTCTGGAAGCACAGAAAATTCAGTAGGCAATCTAGCCGGAATCTTAG GTGGTGGATCTCAGGGTACACATACATCGTCAGGTTATGGAAATGACTATGGGTCTTCAGGATATAAGAAACATAAAAACGGTGTAGTTGTATCAAACTCTGGAAGCACAGGAAATTCAGTAGATCATATAGCCGGAATCTTAGGTGGTGGATCTCAGGGTACACATACATCGTCAGGTTATGGAAATGACTATGGATCTTCAGGATATAAGAAACCTAAAAAAGTTGTAGTTGTATCAAACTCTGGAAGCACAGGAAATTCAGTCGGCAATCTAGCCGGAATCTTAGGTGGTGGATCTCAGGGGACACATACATCTTCAGGTTATGGAAATGATTATGGGTCTTCAGGAtataagaaacataaaaaggttgTAGTTGTATCGAATTCTGGAGGAACAGGAAATTCAGTCAACCATATAGCCGGAATCTCAGGTGGTGGATCTCAGGGTACACATACATCGTCAGGTTATGGAAATGACTATGGGTCTTCAGGATATAAGAAACCTAAAAAGGTTGTAGTTGTATCGAATTCTGGAGGAACAGGAAATTCAGTCAACCATATAGCCGGAATCTTAGGTGGTGGATCTCAGGGTACACATTCATCGTCAGGTTATGGAAATGACTATGGGTCTTCAGGATATAAGAAACCTAAAAAGGTTGTAGTTGTATCAAACTCTGGAAGCACAGGAAATTCAGTCGGCAATCTAGACGGAATCTTAGGTGGTGGATCTCAGGGTACACATACATCGTCAGGTTATGGAAATGACTATGGATCTTCAGGATATAAGAAACCTAAAAAAGTTGTAGTTGTATCAAACTCTGGAAGCACAGGAAATTCAGTCGGCAATCTAGCCGGAATCTTAGGTGGTGGATCTCAGGGGACACATACACCTTCAGGTTATGGAAATGATTATGGGTCTTCAGGAtataagaaacataaaaaggttgTAGTTGTATCGAATTCTGGAGGAACAGGAAATTCAGTCAACCATATAGCCGGAATCTTAGGTGGTGGATCTCAGGGTACACATACATCGTCAGGTTATGGAAATGACTATGGGTCTTCAGGATATAAGAAACCTAAAAAGGTTGTAGTTGTATCGAATTCTGGAGGAACAGGAAATTCGGTCAACCATATAGCCGGAATCGTAGGTGGTGGATCTCAGGGTACACATTCATCGTCAGGTTATGGAAATGACTATGGGTCTTCAGGATATAAGAAACCTAAAAAGGTTGTAGTTGTATCAAACTCTGGAAGCACAGGAAATTCAGTCGGCAATCTAGCCGGAATCTTAGGTGGTGGATCTCAGGGTACACATACATCGTCAGGTTATGGAAATGACTATGGATCTTCAGGATATAAGAAACCTAAAAAAGTTGTAGTTGTATCAAACTCTGGAAGCACAGGAAATTCAGTCGGCAATCTAGCCGGAATCTTAGGTGGTGCATCTCAGGGGACACATACATCTTCAGGTTATGGAAATGATTATGGGTCTTCAGGAtataagaaacataaaaaggttgTAGTTGTATCGAATTCTGGAGGAACAAGAAATTCAGTCAACCATATAGCCGGAATCTTAGGTG GTGGATCTCAAAGCACACATACATCGTCAGGTTATGGAAATGACTATGGGTCTTCAGGATATAAGAAACCTAAAAAGGTTGTAGTTGTATCAAACTCTGGAAGCACAGGAAATTCAGTCGGCAATCTAGCCGGAATCTTAGGTGGTGGATCTCAGGGTACACATACATCGTCAGGTTATGGAAATGACTATGGGCCTTCAGGAtataagaaacataaaaaggttgTAGTGGTATCGAACTCTGGAAGCAGAGGAAATTCAGTTAACCAAATAGCCGGTATTTTAGGTGGATCTCAAAGCACACATACATCGTCAGGTTATGGAAATGACTATGGGTCTTCAGGATATAAGGAACCTAAAAAAGTTGTAGTTGTATCGCACTCTGGAAGCACAGGAAATTCAGTCGGCAATCTAGCCGGAATCTTAGGTGGTGGATCTCAGGGTACACATTCATCGTCAGGTTATGGGAATGACTATGGGTCTTCAGGATATAAGAAACCTAAAAAAGGTGTAGTTGAATCAAACTCTGGAAACACAGGTAGTTCAGTTAACCATATAGCCGGAATTTTAGGTGGATCTCAAAGCACACGTACATCGTCAGGTTATAGAAATGACTATGGGTCTTCAGGATATAAGAAACCTAAAAAGGTTGTAGTTGTATCAAACTCTGGAAGCACAGGAAATTCAGTCGGCAATCTAGCCGGAATCTTAGGTGGTGGATCTCAGGGGACACATACATCGTCAGGTTATGGAAATGACTATGGGTCTTCAGGATATAAGAAACCTAAAAAAGTTGTAGTTGTATCGCACTCTGGAAGCACAGGAAATTCAGTCGGCAATCTAGCCAGAATCTTAGGTGGTGGATCTCAGGGTACACATTCATCGTCAGGTTATGGGAATGACTATGGGTCTTCAGGATATAAGAAACATAAAAAAGTTGTAGTTGTATCAAACTCTGGAAACACAGGTAGTTCAGTTAATCATATAGCCGGAATTTTAGGTGGATCTCAAAGCACACATACATCGTCAGGTTATAGAAATGACTATGGGTCTTCAGGATATAAGAAACCTAAAAAGGTTGTAGTTGTATCAAACTCTGGAAGCACAGGAAATTCAGTCGGCAATCTAGCCGGAATCTTAGGTGGTGGATCTCAGGGGACACATACATCGTCAGGTTATGGAAATGACTATGGGTCTTCAGGATATAagaaacctaaaaaaaaagttgtagttGTATCGCACTCTGGAAGCACAGGAAATTCAGTCGGCAATCGAGCCGGAATCTTAGGTGGTGGATCCCAGGGTACACATTCATCGTCAGGTTATGGGAATGACTATGGGTCTTCAGGATATAAGAAACATAAAAAAGTTGTAGTTGTATCAAACTCTGGAAACACAGGTAGTTCAGTTAACCATATAGCCGGAATTTTAGGTGGATCTCACAATACACATACATCTTCAGGTCACGGAAAAGACTATGGGTCTTCAGGatataaaaaatctaagaagGTTACAGTTGTTCCGAACACTAGCAACACAGTACATTCGGCCCGAATTATAGCCGGAATTTTAGGTGGATCTCACAACACACATACATCTTCAGGTCACGGAAACGACTATGGGTCTTCAGGatataaaaaatctaagaagGTTATAGTTGTTCCGAACACTAGCAACGCAGTACATTCGGCACGAATTATAGCCGGAATTTTAGGTGGATCCCAAAACTCACATACATCTTCAGGTCACGGAAAAGACTATGGGTCTTCAGGatataaaaaatctaagaagGTTATAGTTGTTCCGAACACTAGCAACGCAGTACATTCGGCACGAATTATAGCCGGAATTTTAGGTGGATCCCAAAACTCACATACATCTTCAGGTCAAGGAAAAGACTATGGGTCTTCAGGATATAAGAAATCTAAAAAGGTTGTAATATCTAACTCTGGCAACACAGGAAATTCGGCTGACCATATAGCCGCAATTTTAGGCGGATCTCAAAGCATACATACACCGTGGTCTGGTCACGGAAAAGACTATGGGTCTTCCGGatataaaaaatctaagaagGTTATAGTTGTACCAAGCGCTAGCAACACAGGAAATTCGGTCGGCCAAATATCCAACATCTTAGGTGGATCTCAAAGCACACATACTACTTCAGGTCACGGAAATGACTATGGGTCTACAGGGTATCGAAAGGTTAACAATGGAG GTATGAATGGCATAACAATCAGAAACGGAGGCAGACGACAGTTTATGTTTAGGCCTT GTACTCCTGTCTTCCATCCTAAAAATTACAGAAAGTTTAACGTTAACAGAAGACCAG GTTATGGTGATGATACAGGGTATTAA